One Methanolobus sp. WCC4 DNA segment encodes these proteins:
- a CDS encoding DUF362 domain-containing protein → MGNKVSIIRCDDYSESYECVAKSLSFIGTFSSIISEGDRVLLKPNILAARKPEDAVTTHPSIVAAMCELVKDAGGIPLIGDGAGMTHPGATAEAFRISGIEEVAKIHDAELINFQTAGYVEVEVPDAFHFPKMHISKAVLEADVIISLPKIKTHELTYYTGAVKNMFGALPLRTRKEIHLLADRKLFGEAVIDLYSVAKPHLAVMDGVVGMEGNGPSHGTPVRTGVIMASYDAVSLDVVASGIMGIDPLKVPTTVAALERGFGEKKPHVEGVDPDSVTVKYKPSSGGIMFNAPPFVTRFFGRYFEMRPMIDTSRCILCGACAMNCSVHAIEEVGDHLEIDRDKCILCYCCRELCPEDAVDIDMSLLAKIITTGRR, encoded by the coding sequence ATGGGTAACAAGGTTTCCATTATAAGATGTGATGACTATTCCGAATCCTATGAATGTGTTGCAAAATCGCTCTCTTTCATTGGTACCTTCTCATCCATAATCTCAGAAGGTGACCGAGTACTCCTCAAACCCAACATCCTCGCAGCCCGCAAACCCGAAGATGCTGTAACAACCCATCCATCTATCGTTGCTGCAATGTGTGAACTTGTGAAGGATGCCGGAGGAATCCCATTAATCGGAGATGGTGCAGGTATGACCCATCCGGGTGCAACTGCTGAAGCTTTCAGAATATCGGGCATCGAGGAGGTAGCGAAGATACATGATGCAGAGCTCATCAATTTCCAGACAGCAGGATATGTTGAAGTTGAGGTTCCTGATGCCTTTCATTTTCCGAAAATGCATATCTCAAAAGCTGTGCTTGAAGCAGATGTCATAATCTCTCTTCCGAAGATAAAGACCCATGAACTGACATACTATACGGGTGCTGTCAAGAACATGTTCGGCGCCTTGCCTCTCAGGACCCGCAAGGAAATACATCTACTGGCTGACCGAAAGCTATTCGGTGAAGCTGTCATTGATCTGTATTCGGTCGCGAAACCCCATCTCGCGGTAATGGATGGAGTTGTCGGTATGGAAGGTAACGGACCTTCACACGGGACTCCTGTAAGGACAGGTGTAATCATGGCTTCGTATGATGCCGTTTCTCTTGATGTTGTTGCTTCGGGTATAATGGGTATTGACCCGCTGAAAGTGCCTACCACAGTAGCTGCTCTGGAACGGGGATTCGGGGAGAAAAAGCCGCATGTTGAAGGAGTTGACCCGGATTCTGTAACGGTTAAATATAAGCCATCAAGTGGGGGGATTATGTTCAATGCTCCTCCTTTTGTGACCCGATTCTTTGGCAGGTATTTTGAAATGCGGCCGATGATCGATACTTCCAGATGTATCCTTTGTGGTGCATGTGCCATGAACTGTTCAGTCCATGCTATAGAAGAAGTGGGCGATCATCTTGAGATAGACCGGGACAAATGTATCCTGTGTTATTGCTGCAGGGAACTATGCCCTGAGGATGCGGTGGACATCGACATGTCATTGCTGGCCAAAATAATTACTACTGGCAGAAGATAG
- a CDS encoding PEF-CTERM sorting domain-containing protein gives MKIGLIIMLLLTLFIPLAGATVGSDIPTYSDCDNVIIKNVGSAASEIGDYNDYKGTLYSSFYKLGDRDEWNGLDGWEQVGDSNEYTRSIVTDGNLITITAYYDPDEEEFYSFDWTSTCPLGVVLVKAGNCYNIYDYDEATSGTGLIAVSGIGISHTTFGWYTCGGIPEFPSIAFPIAAIIGLAFIFQRKKE, from the coding sequence ATGAAAATAGGACTTATAATAATGCTTTTACTGACGTTGTTCATACCGTTAGCAGGAGCAACAGTAGGTTCAGACATCCCTACCTATTCAGATTGCGATAATGTCATAATCAAAAACGTAGGAAGCGCAGCAAGCGAAATTGGCGATTACAATGACTATAAGGGTACTTTATATTCATCATTCTATAAACTGGGAGATCGTGATGAATGGAACGGTCTCGATGGCTGGGAACAGGTAGGAGACAGTAACGAATATACACGTTCAATTGTAACAGATGGAAACCTGATAACTATCACTGCATACTATGACCCTGATGAAGAAGAATTCTACTCCTTTGACTGGACATCAACCTGTCCCCTTGGTGTTGTACTGGTAAAAGCAGGCAATTGCTACAATATATATGATTACGATGAAGCAACATCAGGCACTGGATTAATTGCAGTTTCCGGGATAGGCATCAGCCATACTACATTTGGATGGTACACATGCGGCGGCATACCTGAATTCCCAAGCATTGCATTTCCAATAGCTGCAATAATCGGACTTGCATTCATTTTCCAGCGTAAAAAGGAGTGA
- a CDS encoding PEF-CTERM sorting domain-containing protein — protein MKRTILTILIGISMLLSVGAASAVTTYDCGTWLYSDTDAQSIATFYVTCDDGNVTVSLPETSEITRTNLKEITVSPAPSSVIDELGRTWPMGNDVGPYSSSAYFPVGFVNYTSPDKSTPVSKVYLNYDECPDITIAIHGSWSNVDTASDNPDSTWVYNSCEGDDNGGGGTGGEETIPEFPTIALPIAAIIGLAFYFQRRKE, from the coding sequence GTGAAAAGAACAATACTAACAATACTAATAGGAATCAGCATGCTGCTATCGGTAGGGGCAGCAAGTGCAGTAACCACATATGATTGTGGAACGTGGCTGTATTCTGATACAGATGCACAATCTATTGCTACATTCTATGTAACATGTGATGATGGGAATGTGACCGTAAGTCTACCTGAAACTTCAGAAATTACGAGGACAAATCTGAAGGAAATAACTGTAAGTCCAGCTCCTTCTAGTGTAATAGACGAGCTAGGAAGAACATGGCCTATGGGGAATGATGTAGGTCCATATTCCTCGTCGGCATACTTCCCAGTTGGCTTTGTAAACTACACATCGCCGGATAAATCCACCCCGGTCTCAAAAGTATATCTTAACTACGACGAGTGCCCTGACATTACCATTGCAATTCATGGCAGTTGGAGTAATGTAGACACAGCATCAGACAATCCTGACTCGACATGGGTATACAATTCATGTGAGGGGGACGACAATGGCGGCGGCGGCACCGGCGGTGAAGAAACAATACCAGAATTCCCAACCATTGCACTTCCAATTGCAGCAATAATCGGACTGGCATTCTACTTCCAGCGCAGAAAGGAGTAA
- a CDS encoding DUF166 domain-containing protein: MRLSIFYSGDFGRKVVGNLVNSDSFCVSCGDLCDHCRESRAGFAPMIVGLFELRTDLPDFVEDTTEYIPDNLPLADLIIAIELHPDLLMSVPEIAEMSNAKAVIIPVDDSRLVPAGLTEQVKGKLESMGVECECPKPFCSLDLTGKPVIDEFVGMGFGRPLLKIETDPVNGLFTHVEVLRDAPCGATWFVAKKLKWSDINDYKETISGAHHSYPCTASMEKDAQIGDTILHEAGYIIRKSVEDAMEEN; encoded by the coding sequence ATGCGTCTGAGCATCTTTTATTCAGGGGACTTTGGAAGGAAAGTTGTTGGAAATCTCGTCAATTCGGACAGTTTCTGCGTATCATGTGGTGACCTCTGTGACCATTGTCGTGAGTCAAGGGCAGGGTTTGCACCAATGATCGTAGGTCTTTTTGAACTGCGAACCGATCTTCCTGATTTTGTAGAGGATACAACAGAGTATATTCCTGACAACCTGCCTCTGGCCGACCTTATCATTGCCATCGAGCTGCATCCTGATCTGCTGATGTCCGTGCCGGAGATCGCAGAGATGTCAAATGCAAAGGCTGTTATCATACCTGTGGATGATTCCCGCCTTGTACCGGCAGGCCTCACTGAACAGGTAAAGGGTAAGCTTGAATCTATGGGTGTTGAATGTGAATGTCCAAAACCATTCTGTTCTCTTGACCTTACAGGAAAACCTGTCATAGATGAGTTCGTAGGAATGGGATTCGGTCGTCCATTGCTGAAGATCGAGACCGACCCTGTGAACGGGCTATTCACTCACGTTGAAGTCCTCAGGGATGCTCCATGCGGTGCAACGTGGTTCGTTGCCAAGAAATTGAAATGGTCTGATATCAATGACTATAAAGAGACTATATCAGGTGCTCATCACTCATATCCATGTACCGCAAGCATGGAAAAGGACGCACAGATCGGCGATACCATTCTGCATGAGGCCGGATATATCATCCGAAAAAGCGTTGAAGATGCAATGGAAGAGAACTGA
- a CDS encoding DUF531 domain-containing protein, with protein MLTLGIVNTYDKIKVLDAHYRAIARAAPICYAYGFSLALYDFPFKMDADELVEYVADKTTIGESGKYLRMLHEKRHLFVFDLPKKGFQPQLGSVVVTTSKPEKKFSITPEALADEILNNRSFLVLVGLGRKGLPKDLFGLARHHLDITSQGVSLETCTAIGCIPSYIMGIVNTRNSGTSGKKSRETY; from the coding sequence ATGCTGACTTTAGGTATTGTGAACACATATGATAAGATAAAAGTGCTGGATGCTCATTACAGGGCAATAGCAAGGGCTGCACCCATATGTTATGCATACGGTTTCTCTCTTGCTCTTTATGATTTTCCTTTCAAAATGGATGCTGATGAGCTTGTGGAATACGTTGCTGACAAGACGACAATAGGTGAGTCAGGAAAGTATCTTAGAATGCTGCATGAAAAGCGTCATCTTTTCGTTTTCGACCTCCCAAAGAAAGGTTTCCAGCCACAGCTCGGTTCAGTGGTTGTGACAACATCCAAACCGGAAAAGAAATTCTCCATCACTCCTGAGGCACTTGCGGATGAGATCCTCAATAACAGGTCTTTTCTGGTGCTTGTAGGACTTGGTCGCAAAGGTTTGCCTAAGGACCTCTTTGGCCTTGCGAGACATCATCTTGACATTACTTCTCAGGGTGTCTCCCTTGAAACGTGCACTGCCATAGGTTGCATACCTTCCTATATCATGGGTATAGTGAACACCCGAAATTCCGGCACTTCTGGGAAAAAGAGCAGGGAAACTTATTAA
- a CDS encoding GNAT family N-acetyltransferase produces MTPDPCKDVRIRRAGLQDEDAIEVLMSTCSFDVEGLSVEDFFVAIVGDRIVGAACLEIGKFPEVHSMAVYPEHRSKGIESLLIDSMVSELDADAILFARTTEPVFFEKTGFVHLDDSKKAEIWDDCADCGRLNNCRQTALRLDIKDKRR; encoded by the coding sequence ATGACCCCTGATCCCTGCAAGGATGTAAGGATACGAAGGGCAGGGCTTCAGGATGAGGATGCCATCGAGGTCCTGATGTCAACTTGTTCTTTTGACGTAGAGGGTCTTTCAGTAGAGGATTTCTTTGTTGCGATAGTTGGTGACAGGATAGTGGGAGCTGCATGTCTGGAGATCGGCAAGTTCCCTGAGGTTCATTCCATGGCTGTATATCCTGAGCATCGTTCTAAGGGGATTGAATCATTGTTGATCGATTCCATGGTTTCTGAATTGGATGCTGATGCTATCCTTTTTGCAAGGACCACGGAGCCTGTATTCTTTGAAAAGACTGGTTTTGTTCATCTGGATGATTCCAAAAAGGCAGAGATATGGGATGATTGTGCGGATTGTGGCAGGCTCAATAATTGCAGACAAACGGCACTACGTCTGGATATAAAGGATAAGAGAAGGTGA
- the larE gene encoding ATP-dependent sacrificial sulfur transferase LarE, whose protein sequence is MFAEKLELLKNGISEKESVVIAFSGGVDSSTLARIAYEVLGDNAVAVTIKNRSFPERELECAKEVAQEIGIRHKVIYLDELQFPLIAENNPERCYHCKKEIIGVLDSLRRELGSNVIIEGSNASDSSAYRPGKKALEEAGDKIYSPFLEFNVTKDEIRQIARELGLSVADKTPSPCLASRFPYGDQLTEKGLKRVELAEDFLIELGFQELRVRDHKGIARIEIPLDRFSELLDMRETIVSYLKEAGFSYVTLDLEGFRSGSMDEVL, encoded by the coding sequence ATGTTTGCTGAAAAACTGGAATTATTGAAAAACGGTATATCTGAAAAGGAAAGTGTAGTAATTGCATTTTCAGGTGGAGTGGACAGTTCTACCCTCGCCAGAATTGCGTATGAGGTCCTTGGGGATAATGCTGTTGCTGTTACGATAAAGAACCGCTCTTTTCCCGAAAGGGAGCTGGAATGTGCAAAGGAAGTAGCACAGGAAATAGGTATCAGACACAAGGTCATCTATCTGGATGAACTCCAGTTCCCTCTGATAGCTGAGAACAATCCTGAACGCTGTTATCATTGTAAGAAGGAGATCATAGGGGTTCTTGATTCCCTGAGGAGAGAGCTTGGATCCAATGTGATAATTGAAGGAAGCAATGCTTCTGATTCCTCTGCATACAGGCCGGGAAAAAAAGCCCTTGAAGAAGCCGGTGATAAGATCTACTCTCCATTTCTGGAGTTCAATGTAACAAAGGATGAGATCCGTCAGATCGCAAGAGAGCTTGGTTTGTCAGTTGCGGACAAGACCCCATCTCCCTGTCTGGCCTCACGATTCCCATATGGTGATCAACTGACAGAGAAAGGTCTTAAAAGGGTGGAGCTGGCAGAGGATTTCCTGATAGAATTGGGTTTTCAGGAGTTGCGGGTGAGGGACCATAAGGGGATCGCACGTATAGAGATCCCACTTGATCGATTTTCTGAATTGCTTGACATGAGGGAGACCATTGTCTCTTATCTGAAGGAAGCAGGTTTTTCCTATGTGACATTGGATCTGGAAGGCTTCAGAAGCGGCAGCATGGATGAGGTGTTATGA
- the glmM gene encoding phosphoglucosamine mutase yields MAFFGTNGVRGIANEYITPQLAIDVARSLGTYMGSKGVVAIGRDTRASGEMLKSAAIAGALSAGLTVIDVGICPTPSVQYYVKEHADAGIVVTASHNPREYNGIKLIAGDGSEMSREGEREIEKIYYSKEFSAASWEKTGDLRHDSNANEFYIKGIINSVDNELIREKRFKVVVDTGCGAGSVTLPFLLQRLGCEVITINGQVDGTFPWRNPEPTPDVLTELADIVRKSGACMGVAQDGDADRAVFFDENGEFIEEEIQLAMMAKYVLARKKGPIVTPVSSSSRMLDVAKEAGVDLEWTAVGSINVARKMMEIDAVFGGEGNGGLIFPEHQYCRDGAMACAKFIEIIANGQKLSELAQSVPEYFNSKTKVRAEDLPGTMEKVKEVVLSKDNEVDTTDGVKIWYDDGWVLIRPSGTEPIIRIFAESKTKERADALMNEGVELVNSSK; encoded by the coding sequence ATGGCATTCTTTGGAACTAATGGCGTAAGGGGAATAGCGAACGAATACATAACTCCGCAACTGGCGATCGATGTTGCAAGAAGCCTTGGAACGTATATGGGTTCAAAAGGCGTGGTTGCTATCGGCAGGGATACAAGGGCTTCAGGCGAGATGCTGAAATCCGCAGCTATTGCAGGTGCACTTTCAGCAGGGCTTACGGTAATCGATGTAGGGATATGCCCAACACCTTCCGTACAGTACTACGTTAAAGAACATGCAGATGCAGGGATCGTTGTTACGGCATCCCACAACCCGAGGGAATATAATGGGATCAAGCTCATTGCAGGGGACGGCAGTGAGATGTCACGCGAAGGAGAACGGGAGATAGAGAAGATATACTACTCCAAAGAGTTCAGCGCTGCTTCATGGGAAAAAACAGGAGACCTGCGCCACGACAGCAATGCCAATGAATTCTACATTAAAGGAATAATCAATTCAGTTGACAATGAACTGATCCGTGAGAAGAGATTCAAGGTTGTTGTGGATACCGGATGCGGAGCAGGTTCTGTCACGTTGCCATTCCTCCTCCAGAGACTCGGATGTGAGGTAATCACCATCAACGGACAGGTAGATGGGACATTCCCATGGAGGAATCCTGAACCAACACCAGATGTACTTACAGAGCTTGCTGATATTGTAAGGAAATCTGGCGCATGTATGGGTGTGGCACAGGATGGAGATGCGGACCGTGCGGTCTTCTTTGATGAGAACGGAGAGTTCATCGAGGAAGAGATACAGCTTGCAATGATGGCAAAGTACGTGCTTGCAAGGAAGAAGGGACCTATAGTCACGCCTGTAAGTTCCTCCTCACGCATGCTTGATGTTGCAAAGGAAGCAGGCGTTGACCTTGAATGGACCGCAGTAGGGTCAATTAACGTGGCACGTAAGATGATGGAGATCGATGCCGTGTTCGGTGGAGAGGGCAATGGTGGACTGATCTTCCCTGAACACCAGTACTGCCGTGACGGTGCAATGGCATGTGCAAAGTTCATTGAGATCATCGCAAACGGACAGAAACTGTCAGAGCTTGCACAGAGCGTGCCTGAATATTTCAACTCAAAGACAAAGGTCAGGGCAGAAGACCTTCCGGGAACCATGGAGAAGGTAAAGGAAGTAGTCCTCTCAAAGGACAATGAGGTCGACACCACAGATGGAGTGAAGATCTGGTATGATGACGGATGGGTGCTTATCAGACCTTCCGGAACCGAACCCATTATCAGGATATTTGCAGAATCTAAGACAAAGGAAAGAGCAGACGCATTGATGAACGAAGGTGTCGAGCTGGTTAACAGTTCAAAATAA
- a CDS encoding DUF99 family protein: MGELKAFHVKDEIRILGIDDSALISDTITIVGAFFRGGLWLDGVLRSYITKDGMDATDRIIEMVLRSKHSSQIRVIMLDGVTYGGFNPVDIVRLNGETDIPVVVLMRDIPDFEKIESALSFLSEKEERMDIIKKAGKIHKVITKDELNPVFIQCCGIEPELAARVVKISSTRSNIPEPLRVAHLIATGVVLGESRGKA; this comes from the coding sequence GTGGGTGAGCTAAAGGCTTTTCATGTCAAGGATGAGATCCGCATCTTAGGGATAGATGACTCTGCACTCATAAGTGACACTATAACAATAGTCGGAGCCTTCTTCCGTGGTGGCCTGTGGCTCGATGGTGTCCTTCGTTCCTATATCACAAAGGATGGCATGGATGCAACGGACAGGATCATCGAGATGGTCCTTCGGAGCAAACACTCCTCTCAGATACGTGTTATAATGCTCGATGGTGTCACCTATGGAGGTTTTAATCCTGTTGACATAGTTCGTCTCAATGGGGAAACGGATATTCCGGTAGTTGTATTGATGCGTGATATTCCGGACTTTGAGAAAATAGAAAGTGCCCTTTCTTTCCTTTCTGAAAAAGAAGAACGTATGGATATCATCAAAAAAGCAGGCAAGATCCACAAAGTGATAACAAAGGATGAATTAAATCCTGTATTCATCCAGTGTTGTGGCATCGAACCCGAACTTGCCGCAAGGGTAGTTAAGATCTCATCAACAAGGAGCAATATACCTGAGCCATTGAGGGTGGCCCATCTTATCGCTACAGGTGTGGTCCTTGGTGAATCAAGGGGCAAGGCCTAG
- a CDS encoding proteasome-activating nucleotidase, with product MSETSDDLEHRRYDFTAVNKADYDYVGSESEEDFSKYLLDRMRQLESRNTLLKEQCDQIESEKRFVESQKLKYEREVRRLQAEIDRLKTVPLVVATIMDVISEEKVLVRSSTGPQFMVNVSQYLNEDSLVPGAKVALNQQTLAIVEVIPTTEDPEVSAMEVLESQDVNYEDIGGLDAQIQELIESVELPLTKPESFERIGITPPKGVLLYGEPGTGKTMLAKAVAHRTEATFIRVVGSELIQKYIGDGAKLVRELFDMARKKTPSIVFIDELDAIASRRLNDTNGADREVQRTLMQLLAEMDGFDNRGDVRIIAATNRLDILDSAILRPGRFDRIVNVPMPDEGARENILRIHTRFMSVADNIDFAKLAKLTENASGADLNAIAMEAGMLAVRFDKDSVGMDEFLESVQKVMSKTENKEEVLPEGMFI from the coding sequence ATGAGCGAAACCAGCGACGATTTGGAACACAGGCGGTATGATTTTACTGCTGTGAACAAGGCAGACTATGACTATGTCGGCTCAGAAAGTGAGGAAGATTTTTCCAAATATCTGCTCGATCGTATGAGGCAGCTTGAGTCCAGGAACACTCTTCTGAAAGAACAATGTGATCAGATCGAGTCTGAAAAACGCTTCGTAGAGAGTCAGAAGCTCAAATACGAGCGTGAGGTACGCAGACTGCAGGCAGAGATCGACCGCCTGAAGACCGTTCCTTTAGTGGTGGCTACCATAATGGATGTCATCAGCGAGGAAAAGGTCCTTGTAAGGAGTTCGACAGGTCCGCAGTTCATGGTAAATGTATCGCAGTACCTTAATGAGGATTCACTGGTTCCGGGTGCAAAGGTTGCTTTGAACCAGCAGACACTTGCCATCGTAGAGGTCATTCCGACCACTGAGGATCCGGAAGTTTCAGCAATGGAGGTATTGGAGTCCCAGGATGTCAATTACGAGGACATAGGCGGCCTGGACGCACAGATACAGGAACTGATAGAATCCGTAGAATTGCCTTTGACCAAACCGGAATCATTCGAGCGTATAGGTATCACCCCACCAAAAGGAGTGCTTCTTTATGGTGAACCCGGTACCGGAAAGACCATGCTTGCAAAGGCGGTTGCACACAGGACAGAAGCTACCTTTATCAGGGTAGTAGGTTCCGAGCTGATTCAGAAATACATCGGTGACGGTGCAAAACTTGTCAGGGAACTGTTCGACATGGCAAGGAAGAAAACCCCGAGTATCGTATTTATTGATGAGCTGGATGCAATAGCTTCCAGACGCCTGAACGACACCAATGGCGCAGACCGTGAGGTTCAGAGGACTCTCATGCAGTTGCTTGCCGAGATGGATGGCTTTGATAACAGGGGCGATGTAAGGATAATCGCAGCCACCAACAGGCTGGACATCCTTGACTCTGCGATACTCAGGCCGGGAAGGTTTGACAGGATAGTCAATGTACCAATGCCGGATGAAGGGGCCCGTGAGAATATCCTCAGGATACACACACGCTTCATGTCCGTTGCAGACAACATAGACTTCGCGAAACTGGCAAAGCTTACCGAGAATGCAAGCGGTGCGGACCTCAATGCGATCGCAATGGAGGCCGGTATGCTGGCTGTCAGGTTCGATAAGGATTCCGTAGGCATGGATGAGTTCCTTGAGTCCGTACAGAAAGTAATGTCAAAAACAGAGAATAAAGAGGAAGTTCTTCCGGAAGGAATGTTCATCTGA
- a CDS encoding multiprotein bridging factor aMBF1, with amino-acid sequence MQCEICGSEIRGSPFKVSIDGSELTVCGKCSQHGNAVGKRTPVSRKVAPVSRGPVQSGSKRPPRKAPGMDMDELVDEYGHTIREARESKKWSHDQLASKIKEKATLIKKIEREEIVPEEDVRKKIERALDIRLTERRSGDDEWSGDRLNRGTTLGDIVTIKRK; translated from the coding sequence ATGCAGTGTGAAATATGTGGCTCTGAGATAAGAGGCAGCCCTTTTAAAGTTAGTATCGACGGAAGCGAGCTAACAGTATGTGGAAAGTGTTCACAACATGGAAATGCAGTGGGCAAACGTACTCCGGTGTCAAGGAAAGTTGCACCTGTAAGCCGTGGACCAGTACAGTCAGGAAGCAAGAGACCTCCAAGAAAAGCTCCCGGAATGGATATGGACGAGCTCGTAGATGAATACGGGCATACGATAAGAGAAGCAAGAGAAAGCAAAAAATGGAGCCATGATCAGCTTGCTTCAAAGATAAAAGAGAAAGCAACACTTATCAAGAAGATCGAGCGTGAAGAGATCGTCCCTGAGGAGGATGTTCGCAAGAAGATCGAAAGGGCTCTTGATATAAGGCTTACCGAAAGAAGGAGCGGTGACGACGAATGGAGCGGAGACCGTTTGAACCGTGGTACAACACTTGGAGATATAGTAACTATCAAACGTAAATAA
- the proC gene encoding pyrroline-5-carboxylate reductase, whose product MSLDGKKLGFIGTGKMGSALIKGICDAGIFSPSEVYASDLYEPSLEELKQDVGVNVSTDNKVTVTSSDVIVLAVKPQILKKVISTIKEDVTGDKLIISIAAGVKLEDIEKEFNAGTRVVRVMPNIAATVAEAASAITQGTNASKEDAEDALQIFGSVGSAIQVPENLMDAVTGLSGSGPAYIFPVIEALADGAVHEGLDRNSAMVLAAQTVIGAAKMVLETGMHPGELKDMVTSPAGTTIRGIRALEENGIRAAFMQAVIESSNRSKELGK is encoded by the coding sequence ATGAGTCTGGATGGCAAAAAACTGGGATTTATCGGAACAGGAAAGATGGGCAGTGCATTGATAAAAGGAATATGCGATGCCGGGATCTTTTCCCCGTCCGAGGTATATGCAAGTGACCTGTATGAACCATCACTTGAGGAATTGAAGCAGGATGTGGGCGTGAACGTTTCCACAGATAACAAGGTCACAGTCACCAGTTCAGATGTGATCGTCCTCGCAGTTAAGCCGCAGATCCTCAAGAAGGTCATATCCACCATCAAGGAAGACGTGACCGGGGACAAGCTCATTATATCCATAGCTGCCGGTGTCAAACTGGAGGATATCGAGAAGGAGTTCAATGCAGGAACACGTGTTGTAAGGGTCATGCCAAACATAGCTGCAACTGTTGCAGAGGCTGCCTCTGCGATCACCCAGGGAACAAACGCATCTAAAGAGGATGCTGAAGATGCCCTTCAGATATTCGGCTCAGTGGGAAGCGCCATACAGGTTCCTGAGAACCTAATGGATGCCGTTACCGGACTATCAGGAAGCGGACCTGCCTACATCTTCCCTGTTATCGAGGCATTGGCAGATGGTGCTGTGCATGAGGGACTTGACAGGAACAGCGCAATGGTGCTTGCAGCCCAGACCGTGATAGGTGCAGCAAAGATGGTACTTGAGACAGGAATGCACCCTGGAGAGCTCAAGGACATGGTAACATCCCCTGCAGGAACAACTATCCGTGGTATCCGTGCGCTTGAGGAGAACGGGATCAGAGCAGCCTTTATGCAGGCAGTCATTGAGTCATCCAACCGTTCAAAGGAACTCGGTAAATAA
- a CDS encoding DUF356 domain-containing protein — protein MGIEVKSFAVIRGDNADKVNVALHDLEHYGRMRFVSKPKRIEPIFADNLLVSVAGVPLRAKCNSAALVELDNNAGAAISKLRKIHPPAHVVIVSPRHDVYEELMDKSELYPEFERTFEPQHH, from the coding sequence ATGGGGATCGAAGTTAAATCTTTTGCCGTTATCAGGGGCGATAACGCTGACAAGGTTAATGTTGCTTTACATGACCTTGAGCACTACGGAAGGATGAGATTCGTTTCAAAACCAAAACGTATCGAACCTATCTTTGCTGACAATCTTCTGGTAAGTGTCGCAGGCGTACCACTCAGGGCCAAATGCAATTCTGCAGCACTGGTGGAACTTGACAACAACGCAGGTGCCGCCATCAGCAAGCTCAGAAAGATACATCCACCTGCCCATGTAGTAATTGTAAGTCCAAGGCATGACGTTTATGAAGAGCTTATGGACAAGTCAGAGCTTTATCCCGAATTCGAACGCACTTTTGAACCCCAGCATCATTAG
- a CDS encoding toprim domain-containing protein, with the protein MQRKRKYPKRLLKAPLEVYQKRLEMIEELLEQLQELIIQDSIIVVEGKRDVAALNALGLTGDFRLATHHSLMNFCEELAGTGQNIVILTDWDRRGNILASKIVEILQSLGTSPETRIRELVVSLVQKEIKDVESLPGYVGKLKEITRATDGTDPF; encoded by the coding sequence ATGCAACGAAAGCGCAAGTACCCTAAAAGATTATTGAAGGCTCCTCTGGAGGTCTATCAGAAAAGGCTGGAAATGATCGAGGAATTACTGGAGCAGTTGCAGGAACTTATAATACAGGATTCGATTATTGTCGTCGAGGGAAAAAGGGATGTTGCAGCTCTTAATGCACTGGGTCTTACTGGTGACTTCCGTCTTGCTACCCATCATTCTCTCATGAATTTCTGTGAGGAACTTGCAGGCACCGGTCAGAATATCGTTATCCTTACTGACTGGGACAGGCGCGGGAATATACTTGCCTCGAAAATCGTGGAGATCCTGCAGTCTCTTGGAACAAGCCCTGAAACAAGGATAAGGGAGCTCGTTGTCTCTCTTGTGCAAAAGGAGATTAAGGATGTTGAAAGTCTTCCCGGTTATGTCGGGAAGCTAAAAGAGATTACCAGAGCTACAGATGGAACTGATCCTTTCTGA